In Maribacter aquivivus, a genomic segment contains:
- a CDS encoding OmpA family protein: MKHKVKFILVFLMFFHGLSEAQERLIQKGNEKFESYSFSPAIDIYKKVLDKGYVSADLLRKLGNSYYYNADYTEAAETYKQLVTDYSAEVTAEDYFKYAQSLKTLGDYDASSGVMNKFIEITKSDGRANAFTEDRDFMSELEENSGRYNLGPFEYNSPYSDFAPSFYKEGLIFSSDRDTGNFARYRHTWNAKDFLDLYEINADSLSINHVKKLDDNVNTRYHESTSVVTKDGQTMYFTRNNSEKRKTVKDDKGIVRLKILRAILTDEGVWGEVEELPFNSDSYSVANPALSPDEKTLYFVSDMPGTLGESDLFMVAINEDRSFGTPQNLGSNINTEARETFPYITTDEVLYFSSDGHPGLGGLDVFATKIKRQDFSGKVLNIGKPVNGNSDDFTFIFDEELRTGYVASNREGGMGYDDIYSFTETRPLEFDCIQKINGTVRDKISNEVLVGATIKVIDENNEEVLATITDSDGNYNLELDCNKGNFVRALMEGYVPFEEYIGVSDGKPKIIDFYLERDNITAGFGDDLAKLLQLSTIYFDFDKYDIKKVSEVEIEKVISAMEKYPSLKLKVNSHTDSRGPAAYNLWLSQKRAESTVNYMIKKGISKDRLVSEGFGETKLLNECSDGVKCSAAKHDINRRSEFIILE, from the coding sequence ATGAAACATAAAGTAAAATTTATTTTAGTATTCTTGATGTTCTTTCACGGATTAAGTGAAGCTCAAGAACGACTGATTCAAAAAGGAAATGAGAAGTTCGAGTCGTATTCTTTCAGTCCGGCAATAGATATTTATAAAAAGGTCTTAGATAAGGGTTATGTCTCAGCAGATTTGCTAAGAAAATTAGGTAATTCATACTATTATAATGCCGATTACACAGAAGCTGCTGAAACTTACAAACAACTCGTTACAGATTATTCGGCAGAAGTTACTGCAGAGGACTACTTTAAGTATGCTCAGTCTCTTAAAACCTTGGGAGATTATGATGCTTCTAGTGGTGTAATGAATAAATTTATAGAGATAACAAAAAGTGATGGTCGAGCCAATGCATTTACTGAAGACCGAGATTTTATGTCAGAATTAGAAGAGAATTCTGGTAGATATAATTTAGGTCCTTTCGAATATAATTCACCTTATTCAGATTTCGCTCCTTCTTTTTATAAAGAAGGTTTGATATTTTCTTCTGATAGAGATACAGGTAATTTTGCAAGATATCGTCATACTTGGAATGCAAAGGACTTTTTAGATTTATATGAAATAAATGCGGATAGTTTATCTATAAATCATGTTAAAAAATTAGATGATAATGTAAATACACGTTATCATGAATCTACATCTGTAGTTACAAAAGATGGTCAGACAATGTATTTTACACGCAATAATTCTGAAAAGAGAAAAACCGTAAAAGATGATAAAGGCATTGTAAGGTTAAAGATTTTAAGAGCTATTTTAACAGATGAGGGTGTTTGGGGAGAAGTTGAAGAGTTACCTTTTAATAGTGATTCTTATTCTGTAGCAAACCCTGCTTTGAGTCCTGATGAAAAAACGTTATATTTTGTCTCAGACATGCCTGGTACGTTAGGTGAATCAGATTTATTTATGGTTGCTATTAATGAAGATCGTTCATTTGGTACACCTCAAAATTTAGGTTCAAATATTAATACAGAAGCAAGGGAGACTTTCCCTTATATTACAACTGATGAAGTATTGTATTTCTCATCAGATGGGCATCCGGGTCTAGGTGGTTTAGATGTTTTTGCAACTAAAATAAAAAGACAAGATTTCTCAGGTAAGGTTTTGAATATAGGAAAACCTGTAAATGGTAATAGTGATGATTTTACTTTTATTTTCGATGAGGAGTTAAGAACTGGTTATGTTGCTTCAAATCGTGAAGGGGGAATGGGTTATGATGATATTTATAGTTTTACGGAAACAAGACCATTGGAATTTGACTGTATTCAAAAAATTAACGGTACTGTAAGAGATAAAATTTCTAATGAAGTTTTAGTTGGAGCAACTATTAAGGTGATAGACGAGAATAATGAAGAGGTATTAGCTACGATTACAGATTCTGACGGAAACTATAATTTAGAATTAGATTGTAATAAAGGAAATTTTGTAAGAGCTTTAATGGAAGGTTATGTACCTTTTGAAGAGTATATTGGAGTATCTGATGGAAAACCAAAAATTATAGATTTTTATCTTGAAAGAGATAATATTACTGCAGGTTTTGGTGATGATTTAGCGAAACTACTTCAGTTAAGTACCATTTATTTCGATTTCGATAAATATGACATTAAAAAGGTATCGGAAGTAGAGATTGAAAAGGTAATATCGGCGATGGAGAAATATCCAAGTTTGAAATTAAAGGTGAATTCTCATACAGATAGTCGAGGTCCTGCAGCTTATAATCTTTGGTTATCTCAAAAAAGAGCAGAATCTACCGTTAATTACATGATTAAAAAAGGAATATCTAAAGACAGACTGGTTAGTGAAGGTTTCGGTGAAACTAAATTGCTAAATGAGTGTTCAGATGGTGTTAAATGTTCGGCAGCTAAACATGATATTAATAGGAGATCAGAATTTATAATTTTAGAATAA
- a CDS encoding PorP/SprF family type IX secretion system membrane protein: MNIKNKFLILFGGLLLMFSSAVAQQDAQYTQYMFNTMSINPAYAGSRGQLSITGLHRSQWVGLEGAPSTQTFNIQSPIRNSKLGYGFSIVNDEIGEGAVQETYFDALVSYTIDVSAEGKLSFGLKAGGNLVNLDFSQLRNFDEEVVRTDNIENKFSPNVGVGLYYHSTKFYAGLSAPNLFETEHFDSSQRDANDTQFLSKDRINFYLITGYVFDLNGNLKFKPALLTKVVGGAPLQVDFSANFMFNEKFTFGAAYRWDAAVSAMAGFQISDQFMIGLAYDRETTDLGGTQFNDGSFEVLLRYELVKSFQKLVSPRFF; this comes from the coding sequence GCAGTATACTCAGTACATGTTTAATACAATGAGCATTAACCCTGCTTATGCTGGCTCAAGGGGTCAGTTGAGTATTACAGGTTTACATAGGTCGCAATGGGTAGGTTTGGAAGGAGCTCCATCAACGCAAACATTTAATATTCAGTCTCCTATTAGAAATAGTAAACTTGGATACGGTTTTTCAATTGTTAATGATGAAATAGGTGAAGGTGCCGTTCAGGAAACTTATTTTGATGCACTTGTTTCCTATACAATAGACGTTTCTGCCGAAGGTAAATTATCTTTTGGATTAAAGGCAGGTGGTAACTTAGTGAATTTAGACTTTAGTCAACTTCGAAATTTTGATGAAGAAGTTGTAAGAACTGATAATATTGAAAACAAGTTTTCACCCAATGTAGGTGTTGGTCTTTACTACCATTCAACTAAGTTTTATGCAGGTCTTTCTGCACCGAATTTATTTGAAACGGAACATTTTGATAGTTCACAGAGAGATGCGAATGATACTCAGTTTTTGTCTAAAGACAGAATTAATTTTTATTTAATAACAGGGTACGTTTTTGATTTAAATGGAAATTTAAAATTTAAACCTGCTTTACTTACTAAAGTAGTTGGTGGAGCACCACTACAGGTAGATTTTTCTGCAAACTTTATGTTTAATGAGAAATTTACTTTCGGGGCAGCATACAGATGGGATGCAGCAGTAAGTGCAATGGCTGGCTTCCAAATTTCAGATCAATTTATGATTGGTCTTGCATATGATAGAGAAACAACAGATTTAGGAGGTACTCAGTTTAACGACGGATCATTTGAAGTTCTCTTAAGATATGAATTGGTAAAATCATTTCAAAAATTGGTTTCACCTCGTTTTTTCTAA